A single genomic interval of Arachis duranensis cultivar V14167 chromosome 7, aradu.V14167.gnm2.J7QH, whole genome shotgun sequence harbors:
- the LOC107496517 gene encoding uncharacterized protein LOC107496517 — MPSATSRRKKPNKVKKNSTLTKTNHHSSPTVQPFQGSCDLKPLKEEEQGYLEPFVVVEHQSSYLNSTMEVYLNGDLKEEETHQNVEESLTKEEKEEVVVVSADDGGESDIKDEQEIVLKEENSEDVSDECFEHVVSSSPNDEFNGATKEAQFDDNNNGLTSETVELELELKEEQEEAFEYINDPSSFSENDDSREPEEEVVETVIKDVKVLEEEEENVMHSNVTEDVVALEETDENDNKVSPPVPISTPTKQEDDEEEKEEAAAKGSDRSLVPPYESSKEESFQPLPNVLNAETTTVTVQREIQVPSNTQNQGIVSVAPRQHTSWSSCCGIFEVLRGGGDR; from the exons atgccttcTGCTACTTCAAGAAGAAAAAAGCCTAACAAGGTCAAGAAAAACTCAACTTTGACCAAAACCAACCACCATTCTTCTCCTACTGTTCAACCATTCCAAG GCTCTTGTGATCTCAAACCCCTTAAGGAAGAAGAGCAAGGTTATTTGGAACCCTTTGTGGTAGTTGAACACCAGAGTTCATATCTTAATAGCACAATGGAAGTATATCTCAATGGGGATTTGAAGGAGGAAGAGACTCATCAAAATGTGGAAGAATCTTTGActaaagaagaaaaggaggaagtGGTTGTTGTTTCTGCTGATGATGGTGGTGAAAGTGACATCAAAGATGAACAAGAAATAGTACTAAAAGAGGAGAATTCAGAAGATGTTTCTGATGAATGTTTTGAGCATGTTGTGTCTTCTTCACCTAATGATGAATTCAATGGTGCAACAAAAGAGGCTCAATTTGATGACAACAACAATGGATTGACCTCAGAAACTGTAGAATTGGAATTGGAACTGAAAGAAGAACAAGAGGAAGCTTTTGAGTACATCAATGATCCATCTTCGTTTTCGGAGAATGATGATTCAAGAGAGCCTGAAGAAGAAGTAGTTGAAACAGTTATTAAGGATGTGAAGGTTcttgaagaggaggaagagaatgTTATGCATTCAAATGTTACAGAAGATGTGGTTGCTTTAGAGGAAACAGATGAGAATGATAACAAGGTTTCTCCTCCAGTTCCAATTTCAACTCCAACTAAacaagaagatgatgaagaagaaaaagaagaagcagcgGCAAAGGGAAGTGACAGATCTTTGGTTCCACCCTATGAAAGTTCTAAGGAGGAGTCTTTTCAACCATTGCCAAATGTTCTTAATGCTGAAACCACCACTGTCACTGTGCAAAGGGAGATTCAAGTGCCTAGTAATACTCAAAATCAG gGCATTGTCTCTGTAGCTCCAAGGCAGCACACTTCTTGGAGCAGTTGCTGTGGAATCTTTGAGGTTCTAAGGGGTGGTGGTGATAGATGA